aagtacttaattcgttctggaggtccgtacttaacctgaaactgttcttaacctgaagcacccctttagctaatgggacctcctgctgctgccggagcacaatttcttttctcatcctgaagcaaagttcttaacctgaggtaatatttctgggttagcggagtctgtaacctgaagcgtatgtaacccgaggtaccactgtagttgtgtgggtagggttgccatagttcaaaaagtgaaagtccggacattttgctgatttggcAACCCTATGTGTAAATAGGGCTTTAAATCAGTGGTGCAGGAGTGATGACATCATCTGCTAGTGCAGTATTTGCCAATGCTGTAAGCTTAGGGGTGTGCATTGCTACATGGTGCCCATTCGGTAGGCTACAAGCCAGGGAGGCCAAgagtaggtggcgctagagccaatggcaggtgcaacctcctccctgttgagctCTACAAAGGCAACCCTGAGGCCACATTCCCACCATCCATTTGAAGCACAATgataccactttttaaaaagttatggcttcctccaaagagcttcaattcccagagttctgtgGGAAGAAGGGTTGATTGTTAAATACTCTGGTATCATAGTGCTGTAGTGGATGGTGGGAATGTGGCCCTAGCTAAAACATATTGATAGGATCCTAGAATTTGCAAAATAAATCAGGGTGTGTAAAGAGAAGTTATTATATTAATATGAAAAACATGGAATAAGCCTCTTGGTATCTTTTAGACTTTGATTGATGGCTAAAGTTGTGATTTAACTGGAACACTTTCTGTTTGACCTTTGCCTGTTTTTAAATTCTTTGCACTGGTTGTCCCTCATATCTTACTGATGGACATATCCTTGAGGCTGACATGGTTTTGATACTGTGTTTCTGCGCCTCACAGAAGTATCCAGTGCCAACCCTATTTATGTAATGTGAACGAGAGATTAATAATTTTCAGGGTAGCAGCCGGACAAATTTAAAATAGAGAAATAAATGATCATTTTTAAGGCCACAGGAGAGTGAAATTAACATTTTTTGTCCCTTTTGCCATAGGAGCCATACACATCGCCTTTCAGCCTGATCCGGGGCATATGACAAAGAAACATTCCTTACACAGCAGTGGCCCATCTTGTATATCAGGTCAGTTTCCTCATGTAGCCCctgttaaaccactttgataactctgtgaggggacaTGGGGACCTTgtgggagggaagccatgactgtttgaagtggtatgattGAAAGGCATAGTTCAGATGGGGCCTTGGTTTCTGCTGGACTTTTATCTTGGTTCAAGGAAAAAAATAGGTAGAAAAATAGAATTCCTGGATACCAAGTTCCATGTTTGCCGCAAGTACTTTCTGGTGAGCGAAATCTCTcctagcagagatttaaagtcacaaaatatgcagcaaagtaaagcatgaaaATATGGGCTGTtcaacctttaaaatatgccctttaaAGTGAGGTCCAAAATGTCCCCTTAAAAGTTAATTTTCAGAGTTTCCCTCTTCCCGCAGCATAGGAAAAAGTCACATGCTTGGTGACTTCAAAAaatcatttacttacaaactcttcaaaggtcagattaatgagttggggaggggggatgcacaggcagtaaaacttggcttagttgcaaaagtggtgaaagttcctaaattattggtatagggaCTCAAGAGTGGCTGGTTAGAGCCATGCGGCTGAGCTGGACCAGCTCAACCTCCTCACCTGCAGAGCTTCTCAGGTAGAGTGGCCGTGGGGGACGGGTGGGAGACAATAGGCTTTATTGCCTGTTTCTTCCCAAGGTGAGGGAAGTGGACATTATCTAagcttggcaggacagcttactctatggtattaacccctttgtgcattaattagacttgagcatgttggttatatgaggctggttatcccacactttgGTGTCCTGACGCAAAGATGGAGCCTCTGAAGTCAATCCCAAGTCTAGGCAGGTATGTTTAGGTGCATAAGCACCTTAacctgcttctttaaaaaacaacaaccagccaaGGACATGGGCTATAGATTTCATGACACGTTGCTCAGTCAGTCCCCTCTCCTTGTCGTCTTTCACAGGTGTACAATGAGGGTAGCAGTGGGAATCAACCCTGATGTGGAGAGACATAAACCATGGAAGGACCAACACCCGAACCCGTCTTTGTCGACGTGGACAAAGGACTAACGCTAGCATGCTTCGtcttcctttgcctcttcctGATCGTCATGATTATCCGCTGCGCGAAAGTCATCATGGACCCTTACAGCGCCATCCCGACGTCTACGTGGGAGGAACAGCACCTGGATGACTGAcaggggagagaggggaggaggcgGGCAACAATCATGAAGCCACATGGACCAACCAAAAGCTTGCGCGAGAGAGCACAACACGGACAGCTGCCTTGCCTGGAGGAGGGCACAAAATATTATACAGCTTTTCCGAGATGCACAGGGCAGTGTAGGTCCCCCTGAGAGCACACTGGTGATAGCTTCCTGCCTATCAGCCTCGATACATCGCCGTGTCCTTTCTCCTTCCAAAGGAGTGACCTCCAGGTTTTAATGAGGAAATGATTATGATTGTATATCAAGTAGCACAAAAGCTCTCTAGGCACTAGAAAATCCCTTCCAAGCTTTTTTCTAGTATAATCTCTATTAAGCACCTTCTCTCTGTTTTAAATCGTTATTTGTAATTGAAATGGGCAAATACATGCTATAAATACAGGCAGATGCTATGCAGAGATACCAGGGCGGTATGAGGGTCAAAGACGAGGGGGATGGCATTTTAAAACGAGGGCACTCTTTACAAGAttggcaataataataaagaaaccttaagggttgttgtttttctctctgttGTAACTGGAGTGGGTTGCAAGGTTGATTAAAAACCAGTGTCGTAACAGATGTGCAGAATACGGACATCTGCTCCTTGACTTTCAAAGCACAGGGCTTCTCTCAAacaacctgggaactgtagtttgttaagggcactgggaATAGTAGCTGTGTGGggagtaaactgcagttcccagggaaGCCATCTGTTTAAATGCCTGGTTTGGATCTCTGGTAGCATTTAGGTGAGCTATCCTTGGAGGCTATGTTATGAAGCCTCTTTGGAGCCTCTGTTAAGAGTGGGTGACCTCTGAGGAAGAGTCTGCTGCTTGGCTACTTCTTCGAATAGTGAACCGAGTGGATCCATGCAAATGGATCTGGAGTCGATGCAGGACTTTTATGAAACCAGAGGGAAGTATCAGCATCTTCAGATGAACCCTGAGGTATAGGGAAGCATCTCTAGATATCCACACAAACCAAAAGTGGGGCAAGCCCATGGCAGGCCCAGCACCAATGGTCAGAGGATTGTGCcccatgctagtcctactcagagtagacccatttaaattaatgaacctaagataGCCATGTTCATTAATCTAAGTGGGTCAACTCTGAGTGGCTACAACCCAAAGACACACTGCATTTCCCCTCCACTTCCCCTGGGTCCTAGCAATAAAAAAGTCCATCCTTCatatatatcctgcttttcatagAGATGGGCATTGGTTACTGATAAAATATAGGCCACCAAACATGCGCTGTTCTTAAAATGAATGACTCCCCTCTTGTTCCCAGTTTCACGGGAGGTATTTTTAGCCGAGTCTAGACAGTCATCTGTCAGGAATGCTGCAGCTGCCAGAATCATACCTTGAACAAGGAGTTGAACTAGATTGGGGTGGTGAGCAGGCTTCAGGCCTCCAggatctgtattattattattattattattattaatgataatattttatcatcatcatcttctcaaGATCTACCAACTGGAGCCAGATGCAAATGATGCACAATTAGAATGCAAGGTTCCTTTGAGCACATTTGGAGCCAATGAATGTGTTTTTCTGTACCAGAACTGAACTGGGAGTCCCCTCACACAAAAGTCCTCTCCTGGtttcctttcttcatttcagcagcctaagaacaaggctccatctgcactatacatttaaagaagtatTATATCACTTTAAAAAGACATGGCTTCATGGCTTCCTCCattgaatcctgggaagtgtagtttgttaaggatgtcgAGAGGTGTTAAGTgaccccaccctttcccctccccctgagacctacaattcccagagttccatgtaAATAAGGATTTATTGTTAAACCATTCCGTTGCCctgtgaagggaacaggggtctcctaacaacgctCAAGATCCCCTATCAAACTCCACTGTTTAAAGCGCTATGATACTGCTTTCagtgtgtagtgcagatggggcccaagTCATTTTGTCACTGCTGTTCTTGAACATCTGGAAGCCCTTGCAAAGCTTCCCCAAATGCCTTCTGCCTACCCCTGGACAAGATAGCCTTCACCAAACATGCCACATCTGGATGAAGAGCAGGGAGGGGGCCTCATGTCACATGACAACTATGAAAGCCAGCCTCTGGGGGGGCCAGTGGGCACCTTTGGAGCGTTGCTGAGAAAGAACCGTGGGTGCCggtaacaaaatggctgccgaggCAGGGTGTGACATatctcaaaatggctgccacatctaaatgAGCATTAAAAGATATGGGACCATAAATCGGTGTGGACACAGCCTTGCCCATTTCGCACCTctgtgggcatgtttaagggggCATGTTCAGTGCAGGAGGGGCTGAGCTACTCCATACACACCTACGTTCCTTCcaactacatacagtggtactttggttctcaatccgttccagaagtttgttccaaaaccagggcgcactttcccatagaaagtaatgcaaaacagagtaatctgttccagactttaaaaaaaaaagcccttaaacagcaatttgacatgaatttggctatctaacgagaccattgatccataaaatgaaagcaatgtactgcactataaaataaataagacagtattgtagatgataaaaattaaaattaatttcttttcttacctgcactgatttgCACTATTTGGATgggaggcttttatccatttctgcagtcactcactcactcactcactcactcactcaatcaATAGATCAGTAGCtggactgggttccacacagtcacaaaaacaaattaaccaaaaaagcctcaaaaaccaaaacgcaaaagcgccaaacttaatcctttctggaagtccatttggcttccaaaacgttcaaataccaaggtgcagcttctggttGGTGTAGGTGccaagcgtttgagaaccaaggtaccactgtaattctaagAAGTAAAGTTGAGAAGAGAGGGCACCCTGCGCcccctagatcagggtttcccaaacttgggtctcccaagctgtttggggactacaattcccattgtcccttacctgctggctagggatgatgggatgtaGTCCAAAAAACTTGGGAAACTCGGCTCTAGCTAttactggacttcaactcccatcattcccacccCTTGAgaacagccaatggtcagagatgatgggaactgtagtccagcaacatttggagggccgcaggttaggTATTCTTTGTTATGTAGGCTGGATGTCATTTTCTACCAGGAGAAGCCCAGAGAGAGTAGGGGAATTAAGTAATCCTATTCCGCCTAAGACTTGAATCAGGCCAACTCAGGCTTATCCAGAACTGCAGCCAGACATATGCCTTCTAAATGAGGGTTCCTACCCTAGTAGGTAGGAGTTGCCAATTTTTTTCCTGGTAGGGCTCCTCCACCTTTAACTGCAACCTGGCAGAAATTTAGCAGGTGGATTTTTTTCTCCATCAGTTCCGTCTCCAGGCTCAGTTTTGCTTGCTAATTTTTGCCTGTAAGGCTGCTGTTAAATGCAGACTAAAGCTGGCAACCTTCCTcagcagctgaagaagaaaaCAGTGGCTGATGatgagggttgccaacttttttctGGCAGTTGGCTCctttgcctttaacagctgtCTGACAGGTTTTTCTCTCACAGGGGACAAAACACAAAGGAGACCAGTAGGAAAGGAGGAAAGCAAATTTTGGACCTTCTAAATACCTCATCTGCTGATGTTTCTGGTTGTGCTCCTGCATAAGATGCCTTGTTCAGCGCACAGACAAGTCCCAAAGACAGCCCTCTCGCCGGTGCAAATTCCCcttgaataaaaaaatatatatatcaatggAAGTTTTACATCCAGAAAGGGCTGCAGCTTTGGGCGACAAGGTAGTGATTCTGAACTGCATGAGACAAAGTGCCTCtgctaattttattttaatgtgaaataaaatgaattttaagTCTTAAATAATTCTTCCATACCGGGGACAGTTGCACTCAGAGAAAGAACACCTAGCAGAAACCTTGTAGTGAATGTATTATCTAATAAATGGCCTCCAACAACAAAAGTGCTTTGTCATCCATTTATCAAAATTCTTAAAAAAGAAGCCTCACCTCATATACACCTTTCTTTCTTCATTGCATATCAATGGATCTTCCCCTATACACACAGTGAACATGGTGCAATGTGGTGGGGAAGGGATTAGGCTAGGACTATGAAAACCTGGGTTCAGATCCCAGAGCTGCCCTGATAACAACGTCACCTGTTTCACAGTGTGGTCGTGGGGATAAAAACACAGCACCGTATGTTGCATTGAGCTAATGGATGGATGCATGCTCAGTGTATTTCCTCTCAATTCTGATACTGCTTTTTTTTGGTCCCTATTACTTGATAAAAGGTGGGGGGAGTGATAAATAAAGAGGCAAAGTGcaggtcagaacagaaatcgctgccttcttgcatccctagatacaatatatatttttcatgctactgttataagaaaaacctgctccttttcccttacggGGTATCCAAGAGTCCGtatagcagtgtttctcaaacttgggtccccagatgttgttgtaactcccatcatcccggagctctggccttgctagctaggggtgatgggagttgtaggccaaaaacacctggggaccaaaggttgagaaaggctgccgtatagagtccttaagtaggtcccctgtcagtaggagaaaataacagaggccaaccagagaatattgagaagcaaggcagctagtaagcctgatctttattaactggtgcaacagggtgctcactaCCACaagcaggaggcaggagggacccagaacaatggtgcgcaagcccttatataaacttttgaaattgtccaccctgtagctcaagaccaccccaaaaaacatcatacatacatcacaggaggcggtctacagcagaaatcatgtttgccaggatatctgttaatgattgctttacctgggcagcctggtcattcttttgtgatggtaaattgttgttgtttagtcgtttagtcgtgtccgactcttcgtggccccatggaccagagcacgccaggcactcctgtcttccactgcctcccgcagtttgctcaaactcatgctggtagcttcgagaacaccatccaaccatctcgtcctctgtcgtccccttctccttgtgccctccatatttcccaacatcatgaTGGTAAATACAGTACTTTAATTCCTGaaaccaggtcacaggctcaccctattcatacacaagtacacctttaagacaggatttgtaagcaaaaagacaaagggaaggcttacccatttccttcctccttgcagagaaatatttgaggtcaatttgggagggtcaaaatggtttcaggactgctctcctctactatttcagacacgtggtttacatacttatgtatgtgtttgccttgtacatttatgaacatttattttatatttgggaccttagaattcttataacactacACAAATGGAGCTCCTGAAGAACACTATCATTCTTGTGAGCATAAAAAGCATGTGTCGAGGAGACAGGGAGAGACGTTTTTAAACCAAGGCATGATGTAAACATGCAAAACTTGTTTTCTTACCAGGCTTCtcttgaaaaaaggaaaaggtaaattTGCACTGAATGGAGTGAAGCTCCTTCCAATTCTATCCCACTGCTCTAAAAACATTACATCTATCTTCCCTTCAACCAAAGACTCGCCACT
The nucleotide sequence above comes from Podarcis raffonei isolate rPodRaf1 chromosome 14, rPodRaf1.pri, whole genome shotgun sequence. Encoded proteins:
- the CTXND1 gene encoding cortexin domain-containing 1 protein; the encoded protein is MEGPTPEPVFVDVDKGLTLACFVFLCLFLIVMIIRCAKVIMDPYSAIPTSTWEEQHLDD